In one Kiritimatiellia bacterium genomic region, the following are encoded:
- a CDS encoding XRE family transcriptional regulator — protein sequence MNRKKNADNTLFKIGLRIRQARKERSLTLADVARRTGLSKGLLSKIENFRALPSLPVLACVAQSLNIGMEMLVKGIGRPAAARRQLVRAGQRLPVKLEKSKGFNYAALISRTIGDIGFEAFVLVLKPGARRKPAVTDGDEFIFMLKGEIIFQFGNEPFRLAAGDAFYFDGRVPHAPLNQAKTAAELLVIYMLQQNNPKGNYETQPGHVERSRRLAQGKHSYPYRPFRRQMHPRGTGA from the coding sequence ATGAATAGAAAAAAGAATGCCGATAACACGCTGTTCAAGATAGGCCTGCGCATACGGCAGGCCAGAAAAGAACGCAGTTTGACCCTGGCCGACGTCGCGCGCCGGACCGGACTTTCCAAGGGACTGCTTTCAAAAATAGAAAATTTCCGGGCCCTGCCTTCCCTGCCGGTGCTGGCCTGCGTCGCGCAGAGCCTGAATATCGGCATGGAAATGCTTGTCAAAGGCATCGGCCGGCCGGCCGCCGCCCGCCGCCAGCTGGTGCGGGCCGGACAGCGCCTGCCCGTCAAACTGGAGAAATCAAAGGGGTTCAACTACGCGGCGCTGATCTCCCGGACAATCGGCGATATCGGGTTTGAAGCGTTCGTGCTCGTTTTAAAACCCGGCGCGCGCCGCAAGCCGGCCGTAACCGACGGCGATGAATTCATTTTCATGCTCAAGGGGGAAATCATATTCCAGTTCGGCAACGAGCCGTTTCGCCTGGCGGCCGGAGACGCGTTTTATTTTGACGGACGCGTGCCGCACGCGCCCCTGAACCAGGCCAAAACCGCCGCGGAACTGCTGGTGATTTACATGTTGCAACAAAACAACCCGAAAGGAAATTATGAAACACAACCAGGACATGTGGAACGATCAAGGCGTCTGGCTCAAGGGAAACATTCATACCCATACCGTCCATTCCGACGGCAAATGCACCCCCGGGGAACTGGCGCTTGA
- a CDS encoding EamA family transporter, whose translation MPVIVLALISMACAGGNDFVFKLYARRGGSTGAYLAVIGVVWTLFFAFSLPSPDCLLERATLQWGIISGVFSIMANILFVKSLARGDVGICATIYRLNLVPAALLAFLFFGEPAGAPRLAAIASGAAAVLFFSLPAGEAKTGRFLSGTILVVAAASFLRAGMGLGYKAGLLHGANEYGLGAINGLVWITGGTLCHLLAGRETRKLDRATLAYGGLSGALVCGIILFLMLALKQGDASLVLPVTQMSFVLTALAGITVMKEPLTARKIMGISLGVLCIFLMGIK comes from the coding sequence ATGCCGGTTATTGTTCTGGCGCTGATCAGCATGGCCTGCGCGGGCGGCAACGATTTTGTTTTCAAGCTTTACGCCCGCCGCGGCGGATCCACCGGCGCCTATCTGGCGGTAATCGGCGTTGTCTGGACGCTTTTCTTTGCCTTCTCGCTTCCATCCCCGGACTGTCTGCTGGAACGCGCCACCCTGCAGTGGGGCATCATATCCGGCGTGTTTTCCATCATGGCCAACATATTGTTCGTCAAATCTCTTGCCAGGGGGGACGTGGGAATCTGCGCAACCATTTACCGTTTGAACCTGGTGCCGGCCGCCCTGCTGGCGTTTCTTTTCTTCGGAGAACCGGCCGGCGCGCCGCGCCTGGCGGCGATTGCCTCGGGCGCGGCGGCCGTCCTGTTCTTTTCGCTGCCGGCCGGGGAAGCAAAAACCGGCCGCTTTTTATCGGGGACGATTCTCGTGGTGGCCGCCGCCAGTTTTCTGCGCGCCGGAATGGGGCTCGGTTACAAGGCCGGCCTTTTGCACGGAGCGAATGAATACGGCCTGGGGGCGATCAACGGGTTGGTCTGGATTACCGGAGGAACGCTCTGCCATCTTCTGGCGGGCCGCGAAACCCGCAAGCTCGACCGCGCCACCCTGGCCTACGGCGGCCTCTCCGGGGCGCTGGTATGCGGGATCATTCTCTTCCTCATGCTGGCCCTGAAACAAGGCGACGCCAGCCTCGTATTGCCGGTTACCCAGATGAGTTTTGTGCTGACCGCCCTGGCCGGAATCACCGTGATGAAAGAACCGTTGACCGCCAGGAAAATTATGGGAATATCGCTGGGTGTCCTTTGCATTTTTCTTATGGGAATAAAATAG
- a CDS encoding SpoIIE family protein phosphatase yields the protein MNNALQKDKQNGAIKTALTEHEVKVMLVDDQAIIGEAVRRMLAPEKDIRFRYVNDPQQALQAAEEFSPTIILQDLVMPEMDGLALVKLFRENPQTSEIPVIVLSTKEEPKVKAESFALGASDYIVKLPDRIELIARIRHHSQGYINLLQRNEAHRALVKSQNILSAELAEAAAYVRSLLPAPIKGPPIETDWRFIPSTQLGGDAFSYHWIDGDHFCFFLLDVCGHGVGAALLSISAMNVICSEGLPRTDFRDPGATLSALNETFLMEKHNNMYFTIWYGVYNRKDMTLSYSSAGHPPALLINPRPGGAPEVARLSTPGMVLGGMPGTKYATQTRKMETPGTLYVVSDGTFEIAAPNGSLWPFAEYTRFLAAATIAGGSPLAELEKKARALHGPGALDDDFSILRVDFTRP from the coding sequence ATGAATAATGCGCTTCAAAAAGACAAGCAAAACGGGGCCATCAAAACCGCATTGACCGAACACGAGGTCAAGGTCATGCTCGTTGACGACCAGGCCATCATCGGCGAGGCGGTGCGGAGAATGCTGGCGCCGGAAAAGGACATCCGCTTCCGCTACGTCAACGACCCGCAACAGGCTTTGCAAGCGGCCGAAGAATTTTCGCCAACCATCATCCTGCAGGATCTCGTCATGCCCGAAATGGACGGCCTGGCGCTTGTAAAACTTTTCCGCGAAAACCCGCAAACCTCCGAAATTCCCGTCATCGTGCTTTCAACAAAAGAGGAGCCGAAGGTAAAAGCCGAATCTTTCGCCCTGGGCGCGAGCGATTACATCGTCAAACTCCCCGACCGGATTGAACTGATCGCAAGAATCCGGCACCATTCGCAGGGTTACATCAACCTGCTCCAGCGCAACGAGGCGCACCGGGCCCTGGTTAAAAGCCAGAACATTCTTTCGGCTGAACTGGCGGAGGCCGCGGCTTACGTGCGTTCGCTCCTGCCGGCGCCGATCAAGGGGCCGCCGATTGAAACCGACTGGCGCTTCATTCCCTCAACCCAGCTGGGCGGCGACGCTTTCAGTTATCATTGGATTGACGGGGACCATTTCTGTTTTTTCCTGCTGGATGTCTGCGGTCACGGGGTCGGCGCCGCCCTGCTTTCCATTTCCGCCATGAACGTCATTTGTTCCGAAGGTTTGCCGCGGACCGATTTCCGCGACCCGGGCGCAACGCTCTCGGCCCTGAACGAGACATTTCTGATGGAAAAACACAACAACATGTATTTTACAATCTGGTACGGCGTTTACAACCGCAAGGACATGACTTTAAGCTATTCCTCGGCCGGCCACCCACCCGCGCTCCTGATAAATCCCCGGCCCGGCGGCGCGCCTGAGGTTGCGCGCCTTTCCACGCCGGGTATGGTGCTCGGCGGCATGCCGGGCACAAAATACGCCACCCAAACCCGTAAAATGGAAACGCCGGGCACGCTTTACGTGGTCAGCGACGGCACCTTTGAAATCGCCGCGCCGAACGGTTCCCTCTGGCCCTTTGCGGAATATACCCGGTTCCTCGCCGCCGCCACAATCGCCGGCGGCTCTCCGCTGGCGGAGCTGGAAAAAAAAGCGCGCGCACTCCACGGGCCGGGCGCGCTGGACGACGATTTTTCCATCCTGCGCGTTGATTTTACCCGCCCCTGA
- a CDS encoding chemotaxis response regulator protein-glutamate methylesterase, which yields MRIAIVNDMLLAREALRRCVAKRADWQIAWAARDGAEAVKKCAADTPDVILMDLIMPVMNGAEATMRIMRNSPCAILVVTATVEGNMQLVFEAMGHGALDAINTPVLDSDNKLAGAAELEGKIDLIAKLIGRGKQVSPALVALGGQTAESRRLPRLIAIGASTGGPAAAREIFKALPAGFPAAIVLVQHVDVAFSADLADWLGRPCRLPVRVIAPGCRPEKGIIWIAGTNDHLLLTDAKQFAYCAEPKDIFYRPSVDVFFHSAAANWPAPGAGVVLTGMGRDGAEGLLSLRKAGWRTIAQDEKTSVVFGMPKAAIECGAALKTMPIDRIAEELIYFATHE from the coding sequence ATGCGGATTGCCATCGTCAACGACATGCTCCTCGCGCGGGAAGCCCTGCGCCGCTGCGTCGCCAAAAGGGCCGACTGGCAAATCGCCTGGGCCGCGCGCGACGGCGCCGAGGCGGTCAAAAAGTGCGCCGCGGATACCCCGGACGTCATCCTCATGGACCTGATTATGCCGGTTATGAACGGCGCCGAAGCAACCATGCGGATCATGCGCAACTCGCCCTGCGCCATCCTTGTGGTAACGGCCACGGTTGAGGGCAACATGCAGCTTGTCTTTGAGGCCATGGGCCACGGCGCGCTGGACGCGATCAACACGCCGGTCCTGGATTCGGACAACAAACTGGCGGGCGCGGCGGAACTGGAAGGGAAAATTGACCTCATCGCCAAACTCATCGGCCGCGGAAAACAGGTTTCCCCGGCGCTGGTCGCGCTGGGCGGGCAGACCGCGGAGAGCCGGCGTCTGCCGCGCTTGATCGCCATCGGAGCATCAACGGGCGGTCCGGCGGCCGCACGGGAGATTTTCAAGGCGCTCCCGGCCGGATTCCCCGCCGCCATAGTCCTGGTCCAGCACGTGGATGTCGCCTTTTCCGCTGACCTGGCCGACTGGCTGGGGCGGCCATGCCGTCTGCCGGTCCGCGTGATTGCACCGGGCTGCCGGCCGGAAAAGGGGATCATCTGGATAGCGGGAACCAATGATCATCTGCTCCTGACCGACGCAAAACAATTCGCCTATTGCGCCGAGCCGAAAGACATTTTTTACCGTCCGTCGGTTGACGTTTTTTTCCACAGCGCGGCCGCCAACTGGCCGGCTCCGGGCGCCGGAGTGGTCCTTACCGGAATGGGAAGAGACGGGGCCGAGGGTCTTTTGAGCCTGCGCAAAGCCGGCTGGCGGACGATTGCCCAGGATGAAAAAACATCGGTCGTCTTCGGCATGCCAAAGGCCGCCATTGAATGCGGCGCCGCCTTGAAAACAATGCCCATTGACCGGATTGCCGAAGAACTGATATATTTTGCAACCCATGAATAA
- a CDS encoding hybrid sensor histidine kinase/response regulator produces the protein MTETDQNPANMSMADLFRQEVAAQTALLTDALLALEHKPADKKQLENLMRAAHSIKGAARIMGLDPAVKIAHELENNFVAAQEGKITIAAEQTDILLEGVDFLLKISKCPDREIAAGAGALQPEAENILQRLCDIKLAASANSSPVRPDPAPPAPAAPRLQQSGQASSGAAGAGEPEGHAPKPALHTQTVRVTAGHLNRMLGMVDESIVQMRWLEPFTRRLMARKVKQARLSRRMEELLPMLDANVDYALIKQRLNEIVSETRAFLDASAGHINDIEEFSRRMEELHDRLYREALASRLRPFGDCARGFPRMMRDLARRLEKNVRFEISGQDTKVDREILDKLESPLAHLLRNALDHGIEKPEQRAAKGKPEQGLITLNARHHAGRLHITVTDDGTGIDVERVRQKIIAGGLNSKEVAERLSEPEILNFLFLPGFSTSAGVTEISGRGVGLDIALNLARELGGNAHIENRRPNGSVFQLQLPITIALIRALLVEIAQEPFLFPLARVTHLAVLDPAQTVTLEGKRYFHYENKNIGLISAAEALEMKSAAEKKSRWPVVIISDQDNHYGLIVERFLGEQLVALRTLDARLGKVQDVGAVTLLNDGTPALILDVDDLLRSMDRSLAGGGLKTIAQAGEEKSKAKRRRVLVADDSITVRELEKKLLQGRGCQVDVAVDGMEAWNKLRAGQYDLLISDVDMPRLNGIDLVRKIRQDPRISALPVVIISYKDREEDRLRGLEAGANYYLTKSSFQDDSFHNAVTDMIGEEK, from the coding sequence ATGACCGAAACAGACCAGAATCCGGCCAACATGTCAATGGCCGACCTCTTCCGGCAGGAAGTCGCCGCGCAAACCGCCCTGCTCACGGACGCCCTCCTGGCTCTTGAACACAAGCCGGCGGACAAAAAACAGCTTGAAAACCTCATGCGGGCGGCCCACTCCATCAAGGGCGCCGCGCGCATAATGGGACTTGATCCGGCCGTGAAAATCGCCCATGAGCTGGAAAATAATTTCGTCGCCGCCCAGGAGGGAAAAATCACGATCGCCGCCGAGCAGACGGATATTCTCCTTGAAGGCGTGGATTTCCTCCTCAAAATTTCCAAATGCCCCGACCGCGAAATTGCCGCCGGCGCCGGCGCGCTCCAACCCGAGGCGGAAAATATCCTGCAGCGCCTCTGCGATATCAAATTGGCGGCGTCCGCGAACTCTTCTCCCGTAAGGCCGGACCCCGCGCCGCCGGCGCCCGCCGCGCCTCGCTTGCAACAATCCGGCCAGGCTTCGTCCGGGGCGGCCGGGGCCGGGGAACCCGAAGGACACGCGCCGAAGCCGGCGCTGCACACCCAGACGGTGCGCGTTACGGCCGGCCATCTCAACCGCATGCTGGGCATGGTGGATGAATCCATCGTGCAAATGCGCTGGCTGGAACCTTTCACCCGCCGGCTCATGGCGCGGAAAGTCAAGCAGGCCAGGCTCAGCCGCCGCATGGAAGAACTGCTTCCGATGCTTGACGCCAATGTTGATTACGCCCTGATCAAGCAGCGTCTCAATGAGATCGTCTCGGAAACCAGGGCTTTCCTGGACGCTTCCGCCGGACATATAAACGACATTGAGGAATTCAGCCGGCGGATGGAGGAATTGCACGACCGCCTTTACCGCGAGGCGCTCGCCAGCCGCCTGCGGCCTTTCGGCGACTGCGCGCGCGGCTTTCCGCGCATGATGCGCGACCTGGCGCGGCGGCTTGAAAAGAACGTGCGTTTTGAAATCTCCGGCCAGGACACAAAAGTTGACCGCGAAATTCTGGACAAGCTTGAGTCCCCCCTGGCGCATCTCTTGCGCAACGCGCTTGATCACGGCATTGAAAAACCGGAACAGCGCGCGGCCAAAGGCAAACCGGAGCAAGGTTTAATCACGCTCAACGCCCGCCACCACGCCGGCCGCCTGCACATCACGGTGACCGATGACGGAACGGGCATTGACGTTGAGCGCGTCCGGCAAAAAATCATTGCCGGAGGGTTGAATTCCAAAGAGGTCGCGGAGCGTCTTTCCGAGCCGGAAATCCTGAATTTCCTTTTTCTGCCCGGATTTTCCACCAGCGCCGGCGTAACCGAGATTTCCGGGCGCGGCGTGGGGCTGGATATCGCTCTCAACCTCGCCCGGGAACTCGGCGGCAACGCCCACATTGAAAATCGCCGGCCGAACGGGTCCGTTTTTCAACTTCAACTGCCGATCACCATCGCCCTGATCCGCGCGCTCCTGGTGGAAATAGCGCAGGAGCCTTTTCTGTTCCCGCTGGCCCGCGTCACGCATCTGGCGGTTCTTGACCCCGCCCAAACCGTAACCCTGGAGGGCAAACGTTATTTTCATTACGAAAACAAAAACATCGGCCTGATCAGCGCCGCCGAGGCGCTGGAAATGAAGTCCGCGGCAGAAAAAAAATCCCGCTGGCCGGTGGTCATCATCAGCGACCAGGATAATCACTACGGCCTGATCGTTGAACGCTTTCTCGGCGAACAACTCGTGGCCCTCCGGACGCTTGACGCGCGGCTCGGCAAGGTGCAGGATGTCGGCGCGGTCACGCTTCTGAACGACGGCACTCCGGCGCTGATTCTTGACGTTGACGATCTTTTGCGTTCCATGGACCGCTCCCTGGCCGGCGGAGGCCTGAAAACAATCGCCCAGGCCGGGGAAGAAAAAAGCAAGGCAAAACGCCGCCGGGTGCTGGTGGCCGACGATTCCATAACCGTCCGCGAACTGGAAAAAAAACTCCTCCAGGGCCGCGGCTGTCAGGTTGACGTGGCGGTTGACGGCATGGAGGCATGGAACAAACTGCGCGCCGGGCAATACGATCTGCTGATCAGCGACGTTGATATGCCGCGTCTTAACGGTATTGATCTCGTCCGCAAAATCCGGCAGGACCCGCGCATCAGCGCGCTGCCCGTCGTCATTATTTCCTACAAAGACCGCGAAGAGGACCGGTTGCGCGGACTTGAAGCCGGCGCAAATTATTACCTGACCAAAAGCAGTTTTCAGGACGACTCTTTTCACAACGCCGTTACGGACATGATCGGGGAAGAAAAATAA
- a CDS encoding chemotaxis protein CheW encodes MKKERDIYCWTQTGIRGDRSCPELSGHIHCRNCPRYQAGGRDLLGREPPKDYLENWAKTIARPETKKDGSQKTIMVFRIGSEWLALPAGLFVETTRPRPIRRVPHRSNSVFLGLASIWGNIHLCFSADALLGIQPAPDAKAKDKAPRWFCVVSRHNLPWVFPADEVYGLGNYIEKNVQPVPVNVAKTTLKFTTGIVAVNRRQTGLIDEELFFAALERSIA; translated from the coding sequence ATGAAAAAGGAGAGGGACATATACTGCTGGACACAAACCGGCATTCGCGGCGACCGTTCCTGCCCGGAACTTTCCGGGCATATCCATTGCCGCAACTGCCCCCGTTACCAGGCGGGGGGCCGCGACCTGCTGGGCCGCGAACCGCCGAAAGACTACCTTGAAAACTGGGCAAAGACAATCGCCCGGCCGGAAACAAAAAAGGACGGCTCGCAAAAAACCATCATGGTTTTCCGTATCGGAAGCGAGTGGCTGGCCCTGCCGGCGGGCCTTTTTGTTGAAACAACGCGCCCGCGCCCGATCAGGCGCGTTCCCCACAGGAGCAACTCCGTTTTCCTCGGTCTGGCCAGCATCTGGGGTAATATTCATTTGTGCTTTTCCGCGGACGCTCTGCTCGGCATCCAGCCGGCGCCGGACGCCAAAGCGAAGGACAAAGCCCCCCGCTGGTTTTGCGTCGTCAGCCGGCACAACCTGCCGTGGGTTTTTCCGGCTGACGAAGTATACGGACTGGGCAATTACATTGAAAAAAACGTCCAGCCGGTGCCGGTGAACGTCGCCAAAACCACGCTGAAATTCACAACGGGAATCGTCGCCGTCAACCGGCGTCAGACCGGCCTGATTGACGAGGAGCTTTTTTTCGCCGCCCTTGAACGGAGCATTGCATGA
- a CDS encoding chemotaxis protein CheW produces the protein MLYLTFKAGENEYALDAARVLQVVPGVPLRPVPDAPDHIAGLLNFRGSPVIVVDLVKLIARIKCRRLFSARIIITDCARAGGGQATLLGLLAEDITTLMKREPADLMENALNTAETSCLGQMFRDDERLIQIIKIERLVTGELEHMLAAGMEEFSKTQAG, from the coding sequence ATGCTCTATCTGACCTTTAAAGCCGGCGAGAACGAATACGCCCTTGACGCCGCCCGCGTTTTACAGGTCGTGCCGGGTGTTCCGCTGCGGCCCGTCCCGGACGCCCCGGATCACATCGCCGGGCTGCTGAACTTCCGGGGCAGTCCGGTCATCGTGGTTGACCTGGTCAAATTAATCGCCCGTATTAAGTGCCGCCGCCTTTTCAGCGCCAGAATTATCATCACGGATTGCGCGCGCGCCGGCGGCGGCCAAGCAACGTTGCTGGGTTTGCTGGCCGAGGATATCACCACCCTCATGAAAAGGGAACCCGCGGACCTGATGGAAAATGCCCTGAACACGGCGGAAACCAGCTGTCTTGGACAGATGTTCCGGGATGACGAACGGCTAATTCAAATTATCAAGATTGAAAGACTCGTGACCGGAGAACTGGAACATATGCTGGCAGCCGGAATGGAGGAGTTTAGCAAAACTCAGGCCGGTTGA
- a CDS encoding methyl-accepting chemotaxis protein — MKTSLRGSIVSLAVFAAVLPVLVMVLFIPLQHEVIKKNIFQEMDAAARYEALQTVNMVYDMCNVTQLGIENRLADHLKGANAEIERLGGFSFSNEAARWTARHQSTGEKVDAVVPKLLLGGTYIAPNADFAVESPLVDLVTGFTHAYCTIFQRINEQGDMLRVCTSVPDADNQRAIGTFIPRRLADGADNPVISKALAGETYFGRALVMEKWQAAAYEPIRDPNDKGKIIGMLYMGFDLDDINRELRRAITDIVLGETGYIAVLGGKGDWKGHYIISQRGERDGENIWNARDTNGKLFVQEHIAKAVAAPKGKAIFERYAWQNKDEEKTRIKCAGIVYFEPWDWVIYSTMYEDDNYGIINKFITGTMRIMSVGVIAAAAVMILAIILAVWLGSAIARPIANVVSIAQLIAGGNLAEARRRAAGQLEKIENDAVSPGRKARLRNETEKLTESVVLMTKYLASLVGQVQRSSVQMVSTATEIAAASREQESTVTEFGASTTEIAAAVKEISATSQELAKTMQDIKVTANDTENLADQGHSGLVNMQNSMSQLAQATASISTKLSAINEKAGAINNLVTTITKVADETNLLSLNASIEAEKAGEYGRGFAVVAREIRRLADQTAVSTLDIEQTVKEMQSSVSAGVMEMDKFSGEVAQWVKSVGGISRQLNQILEQIKVLSPRYESVNEGMRSQAAGARQISEAMTQLTEGARNTTESLKHFHAVTSQLKEAAHELQTEVSRFKV, encoded by the coding sequence ATGAAAACATCATTGCGTGGCAGCATAGTCAGCCTGGCGGTCTTTGCCGCGGTTCTGCCGGTCCTGGTAATGGTGCTGTTCATCCCCCTCCAGCATGAAGTGATCAAAAAAAATATTTTCCAGGAAATGGATGCGGCCGCCCGGTATGAAGCGTTACAAACCGTCAACATGGTTTATGACATGTGCAACGTCACCCAGCTGGGCATAGAAAACCGCCTGGCCGACCATTTGAAGGGCGCCAATGCCGAAATAGAGCGGCTGGGCGGTTTTTCCTTCTCCAATGAAGCCGCCCGCTGGACGGCGCGCCACCAGTCAACCGGGGAAAAAGTTGATGCCGTTGTGCCGAAATTACTGCTGGGCGGAACTTACATCGCCCCCAACGCGGACTTTGCCGTTGAGTCGCCGCTCGTTGACCTCGTTACCGGTTTCACGCATGCCTATTGCACTATTTTCCAGCGCATAAACGAACAGGGAGACATGCTCCGCGTCTGCACTTCCGTGCCCGACGCCGACAACCAAAGGGCGATCGGAACATTTATCCCCCGCCGGCTGGCGGACGGCGCCGACAATCCGGTCATCAGCAAAGCGCTCGCCGGCGAAACCTATTTCGGACGGGCGCTGGTCATGGAGAAATGGCAGGCGGCCGCCTACGAGCCGATCCGGGACCCGAACGATAAGGGCAAAATTATCGGCATGCTGTATATGGGATTTGACCTGGACGACATCAACCGCGAACTGCGCAGGGCGATTACGGACATCGTGCTCGGAGAAACCGGCTACATCGCCGTGCTCGGCGGCAAGGGGGACTGGAAAGGACATTACATCATCTCCCAAAGAGGGGAACGCGACGGAGAAAACATCTGGAACGCCCGGGATACCAACGGCAAGCTGTTTGTCCAGGAGCATATTGCAAAAGCCGTTGCCGCGCCGAAGGGCAAGGCGATTTTTGAAAGATATGCATGGCAGAACAAGGACGAAGAAAAAACGCGCATTAAATGCGCCGGTATTGTCTATTTTGAGCCTTGGGACTGGGTGATTTATTCCACCATGTATGAAGACGATAATTACGGCATCATTAACAAATTCATCACCGGCACGATGCGCATCATGTCGGTCGGCGTGATCGCCGCCGCCGCGGTCATGATCCTGGCGATCATCCTCGCCGTCTGGCTGGGCTCGGCCATCGCGCGGCCGATCGCCAATGTCGTTTCCATTGCCCAGTTGATCGCCGGCGGCAATCTGGCCGAAGCCCGGCGCCGCGCGGCCGGGCAGCTTGAGAAAATTGAAAATGACGCCGTCAGCCCCGGCCGGAAAGCAAGGCTTCGGAATGAGACCGAGAAACTGACCGAGTCCGTTGTTTTGATGACAAAATACCTGGCTTCGCTGGTCGGCCAGGTCCAGCGTTCAAGCGTGCAGATGGTGTCAACCGCCACTGAAATTGCCGCCGCTTCCCGGGAACAGGAGTCCACCGTAACCGAGTTCGGCGCCTCAACCACCGAGATTGCGGCGGCGGTCAAGGAAATTTCGGCCACGTCCCAGGAACTGGCAAAAACCATGCAGGACATCAAGGTGACGGCAAACGACACGGAAAATCTGGCGGACCAGGGCCATTCCGGACTGGTCAATATGCAGAACTCCATGAGCCAGCTGGCGCAAGCGACCGCTTCAATCTCAACCAAGCTTTCAGCCATCAATGAAAAGGCCGGCGCCATTAACAACCTCGTAACGACCATCACCAAGGTGGCGGATGAAACCAACCTGCTCTCGCTCAATGCCTCCATTGAGGCCGAAAAAGCCGGCGAATACGGCCGCGGTTTCGCGGTCGTCGCCCGTGAAATCAGACGGCTGGCCGACCAAACGGCGGTCTCAACCCTTGATATAGAACAGACCGTGAAAGAAATGCAGTCGTCCGTCTCGGCCGGGGTAATGGAAATGGACAAGTTCAGCGGGGAAGTCGCGCAATGGGTAAAATCGGTCGGCGGCATAAGCCGGCAGCTCAATCAGATACTGGAACAAATCAAAGTCTTGTCGCCGCGCTACGAATCCGTCAATGAAGGCATGCGCTCGCAGGCGGCCGGCGCCCGCCAAATCAGCGAGGCCATGACCCAGCTTACGGAAGGAGCGCGCAATACGACCGAATCCCTCAAGCATTTTCATGCCGTCACCTCCCAGCTGAAAGAGGCGGCCCACGAGCTCCAGACCGAGGTGTCGCGCTTCAAGGTTTGA
- a CDS encoding GPP34 family phosphoprotein, with product MLSFAEEIFLLALDDREGSIKPLPVSALEYALPGALLVELAFLNRIDIDLKSLRVVNDTPSGSSLLDNVLRQVAAKTEIQPTSFWLSFFAGQAKEIQEQILAQLIAKGILKTEDKKILWVFKTRRYPMIDNREIKEVKTRLRDLILSDEIPDPREAVLISLAHACRLLDDLFSEEEYERLQPRIKALARFDLIGQEVARSIKEIAQAMALAMMP from the coding sequence ATGTTAAGTTTTGCCGAGGAAATCTTCCTGCTCGCCCTTGACGACCGCGAAGGTTCCATCAAACCCCTGCCGGTTTCGGCGCTGGAGTATGCCTTGCCCGGGGCCCTGCTCGTGGAACTGGCGTTTCTGAACCGGATTGACATTGATCTGAAGAGCCTGAGGGTTGTCAACGATACGCCATCCGGAAGCTCGTTGCTGGATAATGTCCTGCGCCAGGTCGCGGCTAAAACCGAAATCCAGCCGACATCTTTCTGGCTGTCGTTCTTTGCCGGCCAGGCAAAAGAAATTCAGGAACAGATTCTGGCCCAGCTCATCGCAAAAGGCATTCTGAAAACGGAAGACAAGAAAATTCTCTGGGTTTTCAAGACGAGGCGCTACCCGATGATTGACAACCGCGAAATAAAGGAGGTCAAAACCAGACTGCGCGATCTCATTCTCAGCGATGAAATTCCGGACCCGCGCGAGGCGGTCCTCATCAGTCTGGCGCACGCCTGCCGTCTCCTTGACGACCTCTTTTCGGAGGAGGAATACGAACGGCTCCAGCCGCGCATAAAGGCGCTGGCCAGGTTTGATTTAATCGGGCAGGAAGTTGCCAGGTCAATCAAGGAAATCGCCCAGGCGATGGCGCTGGCGATGATGCCCTGA